A region of Malaciobacter marinus DNA encodes the following proteins:
- a CDS encoding S24 family peptidase, with product MSFLAKRNISINWFFFNQLPESLIEPTSNYIILKYQKSVISSAGGGAINYDIKTEPLIIDKQLLDYINSSYKYTEVIKTFGESMEPDIKDGSLIFLDKSKKEIDSTNIYVINTPDGTFIKKLNIYNDKVYLKSNNQAYNDIWFKIDEVDIVGRVCGVLFKL from the coding sequence ATGAGCTTCTTAGCTAAAAGAAATATTTCTATTAACTGGTTTTTCTTTAATCAACTTCCTGAGAGTTTAATAGAACCCACATCAAATTATATAATACTAAAATATCAAAAGAGTGTAATATCTTCAGCAGGTGGTGGAGCTATAAACTATGATATAAAAACTGAACCACTTATAATAGATAAACAATTGCTAGATTATATAAATAGTAGCTATAAATATACAGAAGTAATAAAAACATTTGGTGAAAGTATGGAACCAGATATAAAAGATGGAAGTTTAATCTTTTTAGATAAAAGTAAAAAAGAAATAGACTCTACTAATATATATGTGATAAATACTCCAGATGGTACTTTTATTAAAAAGCTTAATATATATAATGATAAAGTATATTTAAAATCAAATAACCAAGCTTACAATGATATTTGGTTCAAAATAGATGAAGTTGATATTGTTGGTAGAGTTTGTGGAGTGTTATTTAAATTATAA
- the blaOXA gene encoding class D beta-lactamase, translated as MNMKRLFVLLLFISSLLKAEDIEIRLVFNSFNVDGTIVIQSLNSNKNYAYNLNRATKPLLPASTFKIPNSLIILNEKLLKDENQIIKWDKKKRFLDVWNQDQTLKSAFKYSCVWCYQKFAKQISIQKYENYLKLFDYGNKKVGIDSSSFWLDGDIKITAFEQVEFLKKLYLNNLPLDKKYINIVKDIMFEEKNRKYKLSSKTGWATSVKNKHGWYVGFLETKNDVWFFATNLLIEDFKRLDLRKKVTLEVLRQKRVI; from the coding sequence ATAAACATGAAAAGATTATTTGTACTACTACTATTTATTAGTAGTTTATTAAAAGCAGAAGATATTGAGATAAGATTAGTATTTAACTCTTTTAATGTAGATGGCACAATAGTTATACAATCTTTAAATAGTAATAAAAACTATGCTTATAATTTAAATAGGGCAACAAAACCTTTGTTGCCAGCTTCAACTTTCAAAATACCAAATAGTTTGATTATATTAAATGAAAAACTACTAAAAGATGAAAATCAAATAATAAAGTGGGATAAAAAAAAGAGATTTTTAGATGTATGGAATCAAGACCAAACTTTAAAGAGTGCTTTTAAATACTCTTGTGTTTGGTGCTATCAAAAATTTGCAAAACAAATCTCAATACAAAAGTATGAAAACTATTTGAAACTTTTTGATTATGGAAATAAAAAAGTTGGTATTGATTCAAGTAGCTTTTGGCTTGATGGAGATATAAAAATCACAGCATTTGAACAAGTAGAGTTTTTAAAGAAATTGTACTTAAATAATCTACCACTAGATAAAAAATATATAAATATAGTAAAAGATATTATGTTTGAAGAAAAAAACAGAAAATATAAACTAAGTTCAAAAACTGGATGGGCTACATCAGTAAAAAATAAACATGGATGGTATGTGGGCTTTTTAGAAACAAAAAATGATGTTTGGTTTTTTGCAACAAATCTTTTAATAGAAGATTTTAAAAGATTAGATTTAAGAAAAAAAGTAACCTTAGAAGTCTTGAGACAAAAAAGGGTAATTTAG
- a CDS encoding NAD(P)/FAD-dependent oxidoreductase, with protein MKRDVVIIGGGIVGLNCAYFLQKSGRKVTIIDEGDITNSTSFGNAGLLSSYDKTPLSYPGVITNTLKLMLKGQSPAIFHPTLSPKIYKWLLNFMLSANEKRTKKTMMLFEKYGELSLQFYEQMIKEHNLDFDYHRDGMLSVFTEEKSYKEKLKKYNYINEDRFKVLKFDELQEYVPTITNKAKGAILFKKNAHFDSRKVMSELKKHLEQEGVEFILNERVEQLDIRNDKIKYIITSNGNQYRPEHTIMSTGYQTLLANQCKKDLMMTPAKGYSITFEMPKEFVPKTSTLFNDLFIVMTPRKDSVRLTSKLEIGSNDPAVVQKQIDSIKSNFFEYNRAFDMKGEVNWTGFRPLTPNDIPLIGRDENIKNLTYAMGLGWLGMTFAPAVGSIISDLVSNDKTNAQSDGILLFSGFYQ; from the coding sequence ATGAAAAGAGATGTAGTTATAATAGGTGGAGGTATTGTTGGCCTAAATTGTGCCTATTTTCTACAAAAAAGTGGAAGAAAAGTAACAATAATAGACGAGGGTGATATTACAAACTCAACATCATTTGGAAATGCAGGTTTATTATCTTCTTATGATAAAACACCCTTAAGTTATCCAGGAGTTATAACAAATACTTTAAAGCTTATGCTAAAAGGTCAATCTCCAGCAATTTTTCATCCTACATTAAGTCCTAAGATATACAAGTGGTTACTAAATTTTATGCTTAGTGCAAATGAAAAAAGAACAAAAAAAACAATGATGCTTTTTGAAAAGTATGGAGAACTATCTTTACAGTTTTATGAACAAATGATAAAAGAGCATAATTTGGATTTTGATTATCATAGAGATGGAATGTTGTCTGTTTTTACAGAAGAGAAAAGTTACAAAGAGAAATTGAAAAAATATAATTATATAAATGAAGATAGATTTAAAGTTTTAAAATTTGATGAATTACAAGAGTATGTACCAACAATAACAAATAAAGCAAAGGGTGCAATTTTATTTAAAAAGAATGCACATTTTGATTCAAGAAAAGTTATGAGTGAATTAAAAAAACATTTAGAACAAGAAGGAGTAGAGTTTATACTAAATGAAAGAGTAGAACAGTTAGATATTAGAAATGACAAGATAAAATATATAATCACTTCAAATGGAAATCAATATAGACCTGAACATACTATTATGTCTACAGGTTATCAAACATTGCTTGCAAATCAATGTAAAAAGGATTTGATGATGACTCCTGCAAAGGGATATAGTATTACTTTTGAAATGCCAAAAGAGTTTGTACCAAAAACTTCTACATTATTTAATGATTTGTTTATAGTTATGACTCCAAGAAAAGATAGTGTAAGACTTACTTCAAAATTAGAAATAGGAAGTAATGACCCTGCTGTGGTACAAAAACAAATTGATAGTATAAAAAGTAATTTTTTTGAATATAATAGAGCTTTTGATATGAAGGGTGAAGTAAATTGGACAGGTTTTAGACCTCTTACTCCCAATGATATACCTTTAATAGGAAGAGATGAAAACATAAAGAATTTGACATACGCGATGGGATTAGGCTGGTTAGGTATGACTTTTGCTCCAGCTGTTGGTTCAATAATAAGTGATTTAGTATCAAATGATAAAACAAATGCTCAAAGTGATGGAATATTACTTTTTTCAGGATTTTATCAATAA